Proteins from one Desulfonatronum sp. SC1 genomic window:
- a CDS encoding ATP-binding protein: MGTKITFGPRPFQPVKFLSWSSLVLILAVNLLLSVFIANSARQTMLEKNQEFAILLAENLNHQIFQRFTLPTVIGFGRIELRNPAQYERLDQIVLSTIHSFHVLEVRIYDFDHQIAYSTNQELVGKTEAAGKAVRQALDPGVSSFELVSRVSSWWARFSLELAPESFVLRTIYPLRAERGFDPVTGPGPIMGALEFTQDITEDYEAVLLFQLMILAASFASSLVLFSVLYLFIRRAAGTIAKRAKEKERLERELHQNEKLASMGRTVASIAHEIRNPLGIIRSTAELLMKRSHNKGDDADPQQTRLLKAIFDESLRLSQTVNDFLDYARPKAPNKANVDLSQVLDQVLAFWEHEMAEKGVKVHRTDMPGLTVRGDKDLLYRAVYNILANALQAMNGPGNIHFSIQKDSAGVTLTIRDTGPGIPAQLTDKILDPFFTTKEKGTGLGLSIVNSILRSHGALLELANHPQGGAEVRMIFPGKER; the protein is encoded by the coding sequence TTGGGAACCAAGATCACCTTCGGCCCCAGGCCGTTCCAACCCGTCAAATTTCTGTCATGGAGTTCACTGGTCCTGATCCTGGCGGTGAACCTGCTGCTGTCCGTATTCATCGCCAACTCCGCCCGCCAGACCATGCTGGAAAAGAACCAGGAGTTCGCCATTTTATTGGCCGAAAACCTGAACCATCAAATTTTTCAGCGCTTCACCCTGCCCACGGTGATCGGTTTCGGTCGGATCGAGTTGCGTAATCCGGCCCAGTACGAGCGGCTGGACCAGATCGTGCTGTCCACGATTCACAGCTTCCACGTCCTGGAAGTGCGCATCTACGACTTCGACCACCAAATCGCCTACTCCACCAATCAGGAATTGGTGGGCAAAACCGAGGCCGCGGGCAAGGCCGTGCGGCAAGCCCTGGATCCGGGCGTTTCCAGTTTCGAGCTGGTCAGCCGCGTCTCCTCCTGGTGGGCCAGATTCTCCCTTGAACTGGCCCCGGAAAGCTTTGTTTTGCGGACCATCTACCCTTTACGGGCCGAGCGCGGGTTCGACCCGGTGACCGGGCCGGGGCCGATCATGGGCGCGCTGGAATTCACCCAGGACATCACTGAAGACTACGAGGCCGTGCTGCTGTTTCAGTTAATGATCTTGGCCGCCTCCTTCGCCTCGTCCCTGGTGCTCTTTTCCGTGCTCTACCTGTTCATCCGCCGGGCCGCCGGGACCATTGCCAAACGGGCCAAAGAAAAGGAACGGCTGGAGCGGGAACTGCACCAAAATGAAAAACTGGCCAGCATGGGCCGGACCGTGGCCAGCATCGCCCACGAAATCCGCAACCCACTGGGGATCATCCGCAGCACGGCCGAACTGCTCATGAAGCGCTCCCATAACAAGGGAGACGACGCGGACCCGCAGCAGACCCGCCTGCTCAAGGCGATTTTCGACGAGTCGCTACGGCTCTCACAAACCGTGAACGACTTCCTGGACTATGCCCGGCCCAAGGCCCCGAACAAGGCCAACGTCGACCTGTCCCAGGTCCTGGACCAGGTCCTGGCCTTCTGGGAACACGAGATGGCCGAAAAAGGCGTGAAGGTCCACCGTACCGACATGCCAGGGCTGACGGTCAGAGGCGACAAGGACCTGCTTTACCGAGCCGTCTACAACATCCTGGCCAATGCGCTGCAAGCCATGAACGGACCAGGGAACATCCATTTTAGCATACAAAAGGACTCCGCGGGCGTCACGCTGACCATCCGGGACACCGGCCCCGGCATCCCGGCGCAACTCACGGACAAAATCCTGGACCCCTTTTTCACGACCAAGGAAAAGGGCACGGGCCTCG